From Deltaproteobacteria bacterium, one genomic window encodes:
- a CDS encoding glycosyltransferase, which yields MRQDQPLRIFYAAGPGDVANTFRCWKQDRDDPSYLSWAYAQQFFEICRELNAPAYVLACCVKPDLVRDEHFTVEHRPNPFESTRGARFHFGRVSYGLQMLTTALRFRASVAVVPMGTYWFMLSLFRLCGVQVIPSLHEVLWCKYGRMKLSHRVIKRLGRRLFARHAFAILSISDDADRQVAQLTRGRHRPIVAFLPSFRSEKFEGTARTRPARPPFRVVFVGRIERNKGVFDLLEVARELMTRGRTDITFDVWGGGSQLGALRSAVVTAKMEATFRCHGYRDEIEMAATYGSAHVVVVPTTTEFSEGFPRVVAEAMLSGCPVVTSAVCPAVRYVGDGVVEVPPGDIIAYADAIVGLCDDHELYERTRRACMVVGAQFCDPVRSWGSALKTTLQALQSGHDPTPVSWLPGAPHDRAVTP from the coding sequence ATGAGGCAGGATCAACCACTGCGAATTTTCTACGCCGCCGGCCCGGGTGATGTGGCCAACACCTTCCGTTGTTGGAAGCAGGATCGCGACGATCCATCCTATCTCTCGTGGGCCTACGCACAGCAGTTTTTCGAGATCTGTCGCGAGCTGAACGCACCGGCCTACGTGCTGGCTTGCTGCGTCAAGCCAGACCTCGTCCGTGACGAGCACTTCACCGTCGAGCATCGGCCCAATCCCTTCGAGTCAACGCGGGGAGCGCGCTTTCACTTCGGTCGGGTGTCGTACGGACTGCAGATGCTCACCACCGCGCTCCGCTTTCGCGCCTCCGTGGCGGTGGTGCCGATGGGGACGTACTGGTTCATGCTGTCGCTCTTTCGTCTCTGTGGCGTGCAGGTGATTCCATCGTTGCACGAAGTCTTGTGGTGCAAGTATGGGCGGATGAAGCTCTCGCACCGGGTGATCAAGCGACTGGGGCGACGGCTGTTCGCCCGCCATGCCTTCGCGATTCTGAGCATCTCCGACGACGCGGATCGACAGGTCGCGCAGCTTACGCGCGGCCGTCATCGCCCGATTGTAGCCTTCTTGCCGTCGTTCCGGTCTGAGAAATTTGAAGGGACGGCGCGCACGCGGCCAGCGCGCCCTCCGTTTCGCGTGGTGTTTGTTGGACGCATCGAGCGCAACAAAGGCGTCTTCGATTTGCTCGAGGTCGCCCGGGAGCTGATGACGCGAGGGCGGACTGACATCACTTTTGATGTATGGGGCGGCGGCTCGCAACTCGGCGCTCTACGCTCCGCGGTGGTCACGGCGAAGATGGAGGCCACGTTCCGTTGTCACGGGTACCGCGACGAGATTGAGATGGCGGCGACGTACGGGAGTGCTCATGTCGTCGTTGTCCCTACCACAACCGAGTTCAGCGAAGGGTTTCCTCGAGTGGTCGCTGAAGCAATGCTGAGCGGATGTCCGGTCGTCACTTCGGCAGTGTGCCCTGCGGTACGCTACGTCGGCGATGGCGTAGTGGAAGTGCCGCCGGGCGACATCATCGCGTACGCCGACGCCATCGTGGGTCTGTGCGACGATCACGAACTCTACGAGCGCACGCGGCGCGCGTGCATGGTCGTGGGAGCGCAATTTTGCGATCCGGTTCGCAGTTGGGGTAGCGCACTGAAGACCACTCTGCAGGCGTTGCAGAGCGGGCACGATCCGACACCGGTCTCCTGGCTCCCGGGCGCGCCCCACGATAGAGCCGTCACGCCATGA
- a CDS encoding FkbM family methyltransferase produces MELRLSNWSERQTYFLGRYYDLPAQLVLRLYLKPGDRFVDVGANIGMITLLAARLVAPAGTVDAVEPNPECCDRLDRCLELNAIRHVRVHRVGFADSAMQLTLSVLTSHSGLGTLARVPEPDQHLVSARFTVPVVCGDEVIETDAAPVTAIKIDAEGFECRVLRGMARTLARWHPLVITEVVPAWLQRAGSTPLELFDLMHGHRYRGYALSTHRNFVRHRLRLASVADPTGLPANDVLWIHARDPRHSILSPFMA; encoded by the coding sequence ATGGAACTGCGACTCTCGAATTGGTCAGAACGACAAACATACTTTCTCGGCCGCTACTACGATCTGCCCGCCCAACTGGTGCTGCGATTGTACCTCAAGCCGGGCGATCGTTTCGTCGATGTCGGCGCCAACATCGGCATGATCACGCTATTGGCTGCGCGCTTGGTTGCTCCCGCTGGCACCGTCGACGCCGTCGAGCCAAATCCCGAATGCTGTGACCGTCTTGACCGATGCCTCGAGTTGAACGCGATCCGTCACGTGCGCGTCCATCGCGTCGGCTTCGCCGACAGCGCGATGCAGCTGACACTCAGTGTGCTGACGTCGCATTCTGGGTTGGGAACACTGGCGAGGGTCCCTGAGCCCGACCAGCATCTGGTCTCCGCGCGTTTCACCGTGCCGGTGGTTTGCGGCGACGAGGTGATCGAAACGGACGCGGCACCCGTGACCGCCATCAAGATCGACGCCGAGGGGTTCGAATGTCGCGTTCTGCGTGGCATGGCGCGCACGTTGGCGCGCTGGCATCCGCTCGTGATCACCGAGGTCGTACCCGCGTGGCTACAACGGGCGGGATCGACGCCGCTCGAGTTGTTCGACCTCATGCACGGCCACAGATATCGCGGCTACGCTCTATCGACGCACCGCAATTTCGTTCGCCATCGCCTGCGGCTCGCTTCGGTCGCCGACCCAACTGGGTTGCCGGCAAATGACGTGCTCTGGATTCACGCGCGGGACCCACGCCACTCCATATTGAGCCCCTTCATGGCGTGA
- a CDS encoding sugar transferase — MEPHRQTELALPRAILRDATAFKRLLDIGIAAVLLMALLPIGLLVALAIKLADGGPVIFWQRRVGQAGCTFWFPKFRSMHVGAEHMHDIMVSEQDDQDAITFKMRHDPRMTPIGRIIRTLSLDELPQLWCVMKGDMSMVGPRPPLPKEVARYTPLAHRRLEVRPGLTGLWQVSGRSTIPFAHQLALDLEYIDNHSLALDLKLLLLTVPAVLSCRGAW, encoded by the coding sequence ATGGAGCCACATCGACAAACCGAACTTGCCCTGCCGCGCGCGATCTTGCGCGACGCAACCGCGTTCAAGCGTCTCCTCGACATCGGCATCGCGGCGGTCCTGCTGATGGCCCTGTTGCCGATTGGTCTGCTGGTCGCGCTCGCGATCAAGCTCGCCGACGGTGGGCCAGTGATCTTCTGGCAGCGTCGGGTCGGGCAAGCCGGCTGCACGTTTTGGTTTCCCAAGTTTCGCTCCATGCACGTCGGCGCCGAGCACATGCATGACATCATGGTGAGCGAGCAGGACGATCAGGACGCGATCACGTTCAAAATGCGGCACGACCCGCGCATGACGCCGATTGGGCGCATCATCCGCACACTCAGTCTCGACGAACTGCCGCAGTTGTGGTGCGTGATGAAGGGCGACATGTCGATGGTCGGCCCACGTCCGCCATTGCCAAAGGAAGTCGCGCGGTACACCCCGCTAGCGCATCGCCGGCTGGAAGTACGGCCGGGATTGACCGGGCTCTGGCAGGTCAGCGGGCGCAGCACGATTCCGTTTGCGCATCAGCTCGCACTCGACCTCGAATACATCGACAACCACAGTCTAGCGCTCGATCTCAAACTGTTGCTGCTCACGGTTCCCGCTGTGTTGTCCTGCCGCGGCGCCTGGTAG
- a CDS encoding O-antigen ligase family protein yields the protein MSNLTAARATPPRRIAEWAFALSYLLWLSQALDLVLTHFIGRTPGRSVGLGGSIAVILLLALDPPALRSVVKCVWPVLLIPLLALSSLLWSADVDLTLRATEMLTASTLFGLFLALRFSYRQQIELVTLTLAIAGIASAAVAVFFPRYGVMTGVHAGAWQGVFAHKNVFGGVIALAPPACTLLALAARKRTLALIGLVVSMGLVVMSRSRTALVVAVVCVTGAALLAALQRLPRQRRTSGFIVATAVVVLVAAVAAYQVDAILSWLGSDRTLNRRTDIWGALFDQVRTRPWLGDGYAAFWRPDHHGSRNLLAVYLGNPGHGHNGFLDLTLDLGVVGLAAFIIPYGWCLWRSFRLALANRAPLDLWSITFLIFFALRNFTESDLVQYDIGWVLYIAVALSLRFEGLAAQPPGRAPLSP from the coding sequence ATGTCGAACCTGACCGCCGCGCGGGCCACTCCGCCGCGTCGGATCGCCGAGTGGGCCTTCGCGTTGAGCTATCTGCTGTGGCTCAGCCAGGCACTCGATCTCGTCCTCACGCATTTCATTGGGCGCACGCCGGGGCGTTCGGTCGGCCTCGGCGGATCGATTGCGGTGATCCTGCTTCTCGCGCTCGATCCGCCGGCGTTGCGATCGGTCGTCAAATGCGTCTGGCCCGTGCTTCTGATCCCACTACTCGCGCTCAGCTCGCTGCTGTGGTCGGCGGACGTTGACCTGACATTGCGGGCAACCGAGATGCTGACGGCCTCAACGCTGTTCGGTCTCTTTCTCGCGCTCCGTTTCAGCTATCGTCAACAGATCGAGTTGGTGACGCTGACATTGGCGATCGCCGGCATCGCCAGCGCCGCCGTGGCGGTGTTCTTCCCCCGCTATGGAGTGATGACGGGCGTGCACGCCGGTGCGTGGCAGGGCGTGTTCGCCCACAAAAACGTGTTCGGCGGCGTGATCGCGCTCGCCCCGCCCGCGTGCACGCTGCTGGCGCTTGCGGCACGCAAGCGGACGCTGGCTTTGATCGGTCTGGTTGTCTCTATGGGACTGGTTGTGATGTCGCGGTCGCGCACGGCGCTGGTGGTCGCAGTCGTCTGTGTTACCGGAGCAGCGCTACTGGCTGCGCTGCAACGCCTTCCCCGTCAACGGCGGACAAGCGGATTCATCGTCGCCACGGCTGTAGTGGTGCTCGTTGCCGCCGTCGCCGCCTATCAGGTCGACGCGATACTGAGCTGGCTCGGCAGCGACCGCACGCTCAATCGCCGCACCGACATTTGGGGCGCGTTGTTTGATCAAGTCCGCACGCGCCCATGGCTCGGTGACGGCTACGCCGCGTTCTGGCGGCCCGACCACCACGGATCTCGAAATCTCCTTGCTGTGTACCTGGGCAACCCCGGCCATGGGCACAATGGGTTCTTGGATCTCACGTTGGACCTCGGCGTCGTTGGCCTCGCCGCCTTCATCATTCCGTACGGCTGGTGCCTATGGCGCAGCTTTCGCCTGGCACTGGCGAACCGCGCGCCCCTCGACTTGTGGTCGATCACGTTTCTCATCTTCTTTGCTTTGCGCAATTTCACCGAGAGCGATCTCGTACAGTACGACATCGGCTGGGTACTCTACATCGCCGTGGCGCTGAGTCTGCGGTTCGAAGGGCTGGCGGCGCAACCGCCCGGCCGAGCGCCGCTGTCCCCTTGA
- a CDS encoding MBL fold metallo-hydrolase — protein sequence MPTITEIASDIFRISTFVPEFNLQFNQFLVRDDEPLLFHTGMKGMFPVVREGVASLIDPARLRWIGFSHFESDECGALNEWLALAPQAQAMCTLVGALVSVNDFAIRPAHAMEHHETFTTGRKRFRFLKTPHVPHCWEASLLFEETTGTLLCSDLFTHGGDVEAVTTADVVERARRGLEQDEAGPLANAYPFTPHTERILNEIADLKPRTLALMHGSSFVGDGERALRDLAATLREVLGLVA from the coding sequence ATGCCAACCATCACTGAAATCGCATCGGACATCTTCCGCATCTCGACGTTCGTTCCGGAGTTCAACCTCCAGTTCAATCAGTTCCTTGTGCGTGACGACGAGCCGTTGCTGTTCCACACCGGCATGAAGGGGATGTTTCCGGTCGTCCGCGAAGGCGTTGCGTCACTGATCGATCCCGCGCGGCTGCGCTGGATCGGATTCAGTCACTTCGAATCGGACGAGTGCGGCGCGCTGAACGAGTGGCTCGCGCTCGCGCCACAGGCGCAAGCGATGTGTACGCTGGTCGGCGCTCTCGTCAGCGTCAACGACTTCGCGATTCGGCCGGCGCACGCCATGGAGCATCACGAGACCTTCACGACCGGGCGGAAGCGTTTCCGTTTCCTCAAGACGCCGCACGTGCCGCACTGTTGGGAAGCGTCGCTGCTGTTCGAGGAGACCACCGGCACGTTGCTGTGCTCGGATCTCTTCACCCACGGCGGCGACGTGGAAGCGGTCACCACGGCCGATGTGGTCGAGCGCGCCCGCCGCGGCCTTGAGCAAGACGAGGCGGGGCCTCTCGCCAATGCCTATCCGTTCACGCCGCACACGGAGCGCATCCTCAACGAGATCGCCGACCTCAAACCGCGCACCCTCGCGCTCATGCACGGATCGAGTTTTGTCGGCGACGGCGAACGCGCGCTGCGCGATTTGGCCGCGACGTTGCGCGAGGTGCTCGGCCTCGTTGCGTAG
- a CDS encoding alcohol dehydrogenase catalytic domain-containing protein has protein sequence MPATTRAIVQTGPRQLELRELPIPAIDDDSALLRVEACGICGSDVEQYTGTLPARWPLIPGHEPLGIIEQIGDRAAKRWGVNAGDRVAVEVLIPCGHCRACIDGRYQVCRGRGAGMFGYSYVPLSHPPGLWGAYADYMYLDPHSLVHPMRKETPASIAVMFNPLGAGFRWAVEIPDAGPGDIVLILGPGQRGLASVIAARAAGVDQIIVTGLGRDAAKLALARELGADHTIDIEAEDARRHVRELTNGHGADVIVEVSAYAPEPVAEALYYAAMGARVVLAGVKGFKPVPDFISDLIVAKEITIKGAFGVTSKSYRSAIRLIESGRIPVAKMHTHDFELAGAERAIQMLAGEVPGESSIHSCLLPNRP, from the coding sequence ATGCCAGCGACGACCCGCGCCATCGTGCAAACCGGCCCCCGGCAACTCGAACTGCGCGAGTTGCCGATTCCCGCCATCGACGACGACAGCGCGCTGCTGCGCGTCGAGGCTTGTGGCATCTGCGGCAGCGATGTCGAGCAGTACACCGGCACGCTGCCCGCGCGCTGGCCGTTGATTCCGGGCCACGAACCGCTCGGCATCATCGAGCAGATCGGCGACCGCGCCGCCAAGCGTTGGGGAGTCAACGCCGGCGATCGCGTCGCGGTCGAGGTGCTCATCCCGTGCGGGCACTGCCGCGCGTGCATCGACGGCCGCTATCAAGTCTGCCGGGGACGCGGCGCCGGCATGTTTGGCTACTCGTACGTGCCGCTGTCGCATCCACCGGGGTTGTGGGGAGCCTACGCTGACTACATGTACCTCGACCCGCACTCGCTCGTGCATCCGATGCGCAAGGAGACTCCCGCCAGCATCGCCGTCATGTTCAACCCGCTCGGTGCCGGCTTTCGATGGGCGGTGGAGATTCCCGACGCCGGTCCGGGCGACATCGTGCTGATCCTCGGTCCTGGGCAACGCGGTCTGGCGAGCGTGATCGCCGCGCGTGCCGCCGGCGTGGACCAGATCATCGTCACCGGCCTGGGGCGCGACGCCGCGAAGCTCGCCCTGGCGCGCGAACTCGGCGCCGATCACACCATCGACATCGAAGCCGAGGACGCGCGCCGGCACGTGCGCGAGCTGACCAACGGCCACGGCGCCGACGTGATCGTGGAGGTTTCCGCCTACGCCCCGGAGCCGGTCGCCGAAGCGCTGTACTATGCCGCAATGGGGGCGCGCGTCGTGCTTGCCGGGGTCAAGGGCTTCAAACCCGTGCCCGACTTCATCAGCGACCTGATCGTCGCCAAAGAGATCACGATCAAGGGTGCGTTTGGCGTCACCAGCAAGTCGTATCGGTCCGCGATTCGGTTGATCGAGTCGGGCCGCATCCCGGTGGCCAAGATGCACACGCACGACTTCGAACTCGCCGGCGCCGAGCGCGCAATCCAAATGCTCGCCGGCGAAGTGCCCGGCGAATCGAGCATTCACTCTTGCCTACTACCCAATCGGCCATAG
- a CDS encoding alpha/beta hydrolase gives MRESRMTPEAVTHPEVPRHDVPRGGRSGFTLIDDRQVHYLEWGPAGAPAVLALHGGGQTAYMYEELGAALCERYHVLAPDLPDHGDSDPMSEAGRHAIAATLPGLCTHFGLRRFAMIGASLGGIVSITYAAVHRDNVSAIVLIDVGHKLEEQGVMKIMEFMRAHESFASLAEAAAEIAPYLPHRKAVRPERLSRNLRQRSDGRWVWKHGYNRRLRAEGDQAGRNWSHVIDGLDDDCAKLRCPVLILRGSASDVLSREGAEEVAALIPNARLATVHNAGHLAAGDNSESTVSLVSAFLATVAW, from the coding sequence ATGCGAGAAAGTAGGATGACACCCGAAGCCGTCACCCATCCCGAGGTTCCGCGTCACGATGTGCCGCGCGGCGGGCGCAGCGGTTTTACGCTCATCGATGACCGGCAGGTTCACTATCTCGAATGGGGCCCCGCCGGAGCGCCGGCGGTGTTGGCGCTGCACGGTGGCGGACAGACGGCGTACATGTACGAAGAACTCGGCGCCGCGTTGTGCGAACGGTATCACGTATTGGCGCCGGATCTGCCCGATCATGGTGATTCCGATCCGATGTCCGAGGCCGGTCGCCACGCGATTGCGGCGACGCTTCCCGGGCTGTGCACGCACTTTGGCTTGCGACGCTTCGCCATGATCGGGGCGTCGCTCGGCGGCATCGTCTCGATCACCTACGCGGCGGTGCACCGCGACAACGTCAGCGCCATTGTGCTGATCGACGTCGGGCACAAGCTCGAAGAGCAGGGCGTGATGAAGATCATGGAGTTCATGCGCGCGCACGAATCGTTTGCGTCGCTCGCTGAAGCCGCCGCCGAAATTGCCCCCTATCTTCCGCACCGCAAGGCGGTACGTCCCGAGCGTCTGAGCCGCAACCTGCGCCAGCGCAGCGACGGCCGCTGGGTATGGAAACACGGCTACAACCGCCGTCTGCGCGCCGAAGGGGATCAAGCCGGCCGCAACTGGAGCCACGTCATCGACGGACTCGACGACGACTGCGCCAAGCTGCGCTGCCCGGTGCTGATCCTGCGCGGCTCCGCCAGTGACGTGCTGTCGCGCGAAGGTGCGGAGGAAGTCGCTGCATTGATTCCGAACGCACGCTTGGCGACGGTTCACAACGCCGGTCACCTGGCCGCCGGCGACAATTCCGAATCGACGGTGAGTTTGGTGTCGGCGTTTCTGGCCACGGTGGCGTGGTAG
- a CDS encoding TauD/TfdA family dioxygenase: MAAVGIEPRDSFLRVRFADGTHADFHYFWLRHNCECCRHPQTGERIICSSNVPMAIRPESVSLNADATEVTARWNDADGHRSVFALPWLHTHAYALNREDVLPPSSDLGAIEVDFAALGAAALDRCDDAVRCFGAIIVRGRGNDTEAIIDDFAQRGLQVIGTHFGRIEDLRTDNTTNDNTDQLGYTDAPVDLHTDQPFLDQPPRYQMLHCMQPAESGGENVVVDAWQAARYLRNLDAHAFELLTRIGVRFHRQQKKFERLVVSPVIEIDGETIVRIRSSYFTMAPHRVPFEQMEEWYRAYNRFAEIVNDPRHQYRFLLRAGDFLLYDNYRMLHARTGFTGARWLRGVYFNRE; the protein is encoded by the coding sequence ATGGCCGCCGTCGGCATCGAACCCCGCGATTCGTTTCTGCGTGTCCGCTTCGCTGACGGCACACATGCCGACTTCCACTATTTCTGGCTCCGCCACAACTGCGAGTGCTGCCGTCATCCGCAAACCGGGGAACGCATCATCTGCTCGTCGAATGTGCCGATGGCGATTCGACCGGAATCCGTTTCGCTGAACGCCGACGCGACCGAGGTCACTGCGCGCTGGAACGATGCGGACGGACATCGCAGTGTGTTCGCGCTGCCGTGGTTGCATACGCACGCGTATGCACTAAACCGTGAGGACGTGCTCCCGCCGTCGAGCGATCTCGGCGCAATCGAGGTTGACTTCGCGGCGCTTGGCGCGGCGGCGCTCGATCGCTGTGATGATGCCGTGCGATGTTTTGGTGCGATCATCGTGCGCGGTCGTGGCAACGATACCGAAGCGATCATCGATGATTTCGCGCAACGCGGCTTGCAGGTGATCGGCACGCACTTCGGCCGTATCGAGGATCTGCGGACCGACAACACCACCAACGACAACACCGATCAGCTCGGCTACACCGACGCACCGGTGGATCTCCATACCGATCAGCCGTTTCTCGACCAACCGCCGCGCTATCAGATGTTGCACTGCATGCAGCCGGCCGAGAGTGGCGGTGAGAACGTCGTCGTCGATGCCTGGCAGGCGGCGCGGTACCTCCGCAATCTCGATGCGCATGCCTTCGAGTTGTTGACGCGCATCGGGGTGCGTTTCCATCGCCAGCAGAAGAAGTTCGAGCGGCTGGTGGTCTCGCCGGTCATCGAGATCGACGGCGAGACGATCGTGCGCATCCGTTCGAGTTACTTCACCATGGCGCCGCATCGGGTGCCGTTCGAGCAGATGGAAGAATGGTACCGCGCCTACAACCGCTTCGCGGAGATTGTGAACGACCCGCGCCACCAGTATCGCTTTCTGCTGCGGGCCGGCGACTTCCTGCTCTACGACAACTACCGGATGCTGCACGCGCGCACCGGTTTCACCGGCGCGCGCTGGCTGCGCGGCGTGTATTTCAATCGAGAGTAG
- a CDS encoding citrate synthase, whose translation MARDVLTVTDQRTGKQYELRIEHGAIRATDLSAIKVSTDDPGLVSYDPAFTNTAPCKSRISFIDGEKGTLHYRGYAIEDLAARSNFLETAYLIVKGELPDSRHFAMWKQNITVHSMVHENVKKFMDGFRYDAEPLGVLVGTVGALSTFYPDAKNVVDLESRRLQTRRLIGKLPTLAAFAYRRTRGLPYIYPDNDLSYTGNFLSMLFRMTELQYQPDPVFEHALDVMFILHADHEVATSTNALRCVASSQADPFSAVAAGVAALYGPRYGGASERVIALLEEIGSVAKVPAFIKQVKDGRELFGFGHPVYRSYDPRAKIAKQLAIEVALSTRKSPLIDIALELERVALQDDYFMSRRLYPNLEFFSGLVYQAMGLPITMFPVLFAIARTAGWMAHWAELVRDPEQSIARPRQIYLGEGPRAFVAIEQRQAPSMREDAVSEKI comes from the coding sequence ATGGCGCGCGATGTGCTCACCGTCACCGATCAGCGGACCGGCAAGCAGTACGAACTCCGGATCGAACACGGGGCAATCCGAGCGACTGACTTGTCCGCCATCAAGGTCTCCACAGATGACCCGGGCCTCGTCTCGTACGATCCGGCGTTCACCAACACCGCCCCGTGCAAGAGCCGCATCAGTTTCATCGACGGCGAGAAGGGGACGCTGCACTACCGCGGCTACGCCATCGAAGACCTCGCGGCGCGCAGCAATTTCCTCGAAACGGCCTACCTCATCGTCAAGGGCGAGCTGCCCGATTCGCGCCACTTCGCGATGTGGAAGCAGAACATCACCGTCCACTCGATGGTGCACGAGAACGTCAAGAAGTTCATGGACGGCTTTCGCTACGACGCCGAGCCGCTCGGCGTGCTGGTCGGCACGGTCGGCGCGCTATCGACCTTCTATCCCGACGCGAAGAATGTCGTCGATCTCGAGTCGCGCCGGCTGCAAACGCGCCGCCTCATCGGCAAGCTGCCGACCTTGGCGGCCTTCGCCTATCGCCGCACACGCGGCCTGCCCTACATCTATCCCGACAACGACTTGAGCTACACCGGGAACTTTCTCTCGATGCTGTTTCGTATGACCGAGCTGCAGTACCAGCCCGATCCGGTGTTCGAGCACGCCCTCGACGTGATGTTCATCCTGCATGCCGACCACGAAGTGGCGACCTCGACCAACGCGTTGCGCTGTGTGGCGAGTTCACAGGCCGATCCCTTTTCCGCCGTGGCCGCCGGTGTGGCGGCTCTCTACGGCCCGCGCTACGGCGGCGCCAGTGAGCGGGTGATCGCGCTGCTCGAAGAAATCGGCTCGGTCGCGAAAGTCCCGGCGTTCATCAAGCAAGTAAAGGACGGCCGCGAGCTGTTCGGCTTCGGCCACCCGGTCTATCGCAGCTACGATCCGCGCGCCAAGATCGCCAAGCAACTGGCGATCGAAGTCGCGCTCTCGACCCGCAAGAGTCCGCTGATCGACATCGCGCTCGAACTGGAACGCGTCGCGCTGCAGGACGACTACTTCATGTCGCGCCGGCTGTACCCCAATCTCGAATTCTTCTCCGGACTGGTCTACCAAGCGATGGGGCTACCGATCACCATGTTCCCAGTGTTGTTCGCGATCGCGCGCACGGCTGGGTGGATGGCGCACTGGGCCGAATTGGTGCGCGACCCCGAACAGTCGATCGCCCGCCCGCGCCAGATCTATCTCGGCGAAGGCCCGCGCGCGTTCGTAGCGATCGAGCAGCGCCAGGCGCCATCGATGCGTGAGGACGCCGTCAGCGAGAAGATCTGA